In a single window of the Chionomys nivalis chromosome 11, mChiNiv1.1, whole genome shotgun sequence genome:
- the Aadacl3 gene encoding arylacetamide deacetylase-like 3 gives MVVLALTLLVAAIATFSLGVLLWVIWIQFWTEHIPEGITHPVRLRILSCLLRLTMTWGMIFEKLGLCYAPQFASFVHDLKPLKRDPDVVVTDLRFGTIPVKLYQPKEHSSTLRPGVIFFHGGGTILGSLRTHHNICLRLSKDCGSVVLAVGYRKSPKYKYPVMKDDCIAATTQFLKSLQVYGVDPARVVVCGDSVGGNAATVVCQEFLKQADLPRIRAQILIYSSLQSIDFRGPSYQQNANIPLLSWNLAFYCWCCHLDLRTSWKNAIKNGTHLPPEVWEKYRKWLGSENIPERFKKRGYQYIPPGPVNEDAYQEINLTLNSVCSPLIAEDDIVSRLPETCIVSCEYDLLRDHSLLYKKRLEDLGVPVTWHHMEDGFHGVLNTLDFGFLTFPCSSRIMDVVIQFIRKL, from the exons ATGGTGGTTCTGGCCCTGACCCTCCTTGTGGCCGCCATTGCTACGTTCTCGCTGGGAGTTCTGCTGTGGGTGATCTGGATACAGTTTTGGACTGAACACATCCCTGAAGGCATCACTCATCCTGTGAGGCTGAGGATCCTCAGCTGCCTTTTACGTCTGACAATGACATGG GGGATGATTTTTGAGAAGCTGGGACTGTGTTATGCACCCCAGTTTGCCAGTTTTGTGCATGATCTGAAGCCACTCAAGAGAGATCCTGATGTTGTGGTCACGGACCTTCGCTTTGGGACAATCCCTGTGAAACTCTACCAGCctaaggaacactcctccactctCAGGCCCGGCGTCATCTTCTTCCATGGAGGTGGAACTATCCTAGGGAGCTTAA GAACGCACCACAACATTTGCTTACGTTTGTCCAAGGACTGTGGCTCTGTTGTTTTGGCCGTCGG ATACAGAAAGTCTCCTAAGTACAAGTACCCAGTGATGAAAGACGACTGTATAGCAGCCACCACCCAGTTTCTGAAGTCGTTGCAGGTGTATGGAGTGGACCCAGCTCGGGTTGTGGTCTGTGGTGACAGCGTGGGAGGGAACGCAGCCACTGTGGTTTGTCAAGAATTTCtgaagcaagcagatcttcccCGGATCCGGGCTCAGATTTTGATCTACTCTTCACTGCAAAGCATAGATTTTCGGGGCCCTTCTTATCAACAGAACGCCAACATTCCACTGCTCTCTTGGAATCTGGCCTTTTACTGTTGGTGTTGTCACTTAGACTTGAGGACTTCCTGGAAAAATGCCATCAAGAACGGTACCCATTTGCCTCCGGAAGTCTGGGAGAAATACAGAAAGTGGTTGGGCTCAGAAAACATCCCAGAGAGGTTTAAGAAGCGAGGCTACCAATACATACCCCCAGGACCTGTGAATGAAGACGCTTACCAGGAGATAAACCTCACACTGAACTCAGTATGCTCGCCCCTCATCGCAGAAGATGATATAGTGTCTCGGCTCCCAGAAACCTGCATTGTAAGCTGCGAGTATGACCTTCTTCGGGACCATTCGCTCTTATACAAGAAGAGGCTGGAAGATCTGGGGGTGCCTGTGACGTGGCACCACATGGAGGATGGCTTCCATGGAGTGCTTAATACCCTTGACTTTGGCTTCTTGACTTTCCCTTGCTCCTCAAGAATTATGGATGTGGTTATCCAGTTTATTAGAAAGTTGTGA